Proteins encoded in a region of the Helicobacter sp. 11S03491-1 genome:
- a CDS encoding amidohydrolase family protein gives MLLKNGFICDYVQNKKADIRIQEGKIIEISPQLYAKNDEEQINCEGKYIIPALIDLNVYPKSKTLSQKTLTSLSKKSLKGGVGTVLILPDTIPACEDEAIIELIKSIDALTEITLIPSIKPTDSMQKINNIAILCAQGGRAIYINSAIDGNNLFRITQYALMLQIPIICFAQDIDLGNGVINEGKLASILGLPSISPLSQTKEIAKISETARYTHTKVLFSSVTEPEAFEIIDYFRSKKANILIQTPIHHLILDENACNHYNTKAKLNPPLKDFDTQKKLLNALKKGQIDMLTSLQCADYNSQKDQVFELASFGIDAISYYFALAYTYLIKTNVLTLENFLKIASKNQSDFLSLNKGEISLGKDADLMIVDLNAHTQVTDSFSPYYQQTLLSKIESVILNGRLCK, from the coding sequence ATGTTGTTAAAAAATGGGTTTATTTGTGATTATGTCCAAAATAAAAAAGCAGATATTCGCATACAAGAAGGCAAAATTATAGAAATTTCTCCCCAACTTTATGCTAAAAATGATGAAGAACAAATAAATTGTGAGGGTAAATATATTATACCGGCTCTTATTGATTTGAATGTCTATCCCAAGAGTAAAACGCTTTCCCAAAAAACTCTTACTTCTTTGTCTAAAAAATCTCTTAAAGGGGGGGTTGGGACGGTGCTTATTCTGCCTGATACTATTCCTGCTTGCGAAGATGAGGCAATTATTGAGTTGATCAAAAGTATTGATGCACTTACAGAAATTACACTTATTCCAAGTATTAAACCCACTGACTCTATGCAAAAAATCAATAATATCGCAATTTTATGTGCTCAAGGAGGTAGGGCAATTTATATAAATAGCGCTATTGATGGAAATAATCTTTTTAGAATCACTCAATATGCTTTAATGTTGCAAATACCCATTATTTGTTTTGCCCAAGATATAGATCTTGGAAATGGCGTTATTAACGAAGGAAAGCTAGCTTCTATTTTAGGATTGCCAAGTATTTCTCCATTATCTCAAACCAAAGAAATTGCTAAAATTTCAGAAACAGCAAGATATACTCATACTAAAGTGCTGTTTAGCTCTGTTACAGAACCTGAGGCTTTTGAAATTATAGATTACTTTAGGTCTAAAAAAGCAAACATTCTTATCCAAACTCCTATTCATCATCTTATCCTCGATGAAAATGCCTGTAATCATTACAATACAAAAGCAAAATTAAACCCTCCTCTAAAAGATTTTGATACCCAAAAAAAACTTTTAAATGCACTCAAAAAAGGACAAATTGATATGCTTACAAGTCTCCAATGTGCAGATTATAATTCTCAAAAAGATCAGGTTTTTGAGCTTGCAAGTTTCGGGATTGATGCTATTAGCTATTATTTTGCCCTTGCTTATACCTATTTGATTAAAACTAATGTTTTGACTCTGGAGAATTTTTTAAAAATCGCCTCAAAAAATCAATCTGATTTTCTCTCTCTTAACAAAGGAGAAATTAGTTTAGGAAAAGATGCTGATTTGATGATTGTGGATTTGAACGCTCACACTCAAGTAACAGATAGTTTTTCTCCGTATTATCAGCAAACATTACTTTCAAAGATAGAATCTGTCATTCTTAATGGAAGGCTGTGTAAGTGA
- a CDS encoding mechanosensitive ion channel family protein: MDRITIYFESILPLLEDISMVLLKAIVILVIGFYIAKFARKKINKIIGKKDEILGNFISQAIFISILIVAGVTMLGNIGIQTTSILTVLGTAGVAIALALRDSLSSIAGGIILIVLRPFKKNDTIELGSIVGNVESINLFNTMIRMPDDKLAVLPNRNVVNANIINCTDSEKRRIEWVFGVKYNSDIQKIRFIIKDVISKMDKIDTNIAPFVGVTDFGSNSLNFTIRVWAKLQDNIFTLRSELIENIKIALDKEHIEIPPQKLDITILNQTKEVS, encoded by the coding sequence ATGGATAGAATAACGATTTATTTTGAAAGTATTTTGCCTTTGTTAGAAGATATCTCTATGGTATTGTTAAAGGCTATTGTAATTCTTGTCATAGGGTTTTATATAGCGAAGTTCGCACGAAAAAAAATTAATAAAATTATTGGCAAAAAAGATGAGATTTTAGGAAATTTTATTTCACAAGCTATTTTTATCAGCATTTTGATTGTTGCCGGGGTTACTATGCTTGGAAATATTGGGATTCAAACTACTTCTATACTTACTGTGTTAGGCACAGCAGGAGTGGCTATTGCTTTAGCGCTTAGGGATTCTTTATCAAGTATTGCCGGGGGGATTATCTTGATTGTTTTGAGACCATTCAAAAAAAATGACACTATTGAGCTTGGTTCTATTGTCGGTAATGTTGAATCTATCAATTTATTCAATACGATGATACGTATGCCTGATGATAAACTTGCTGTATTGCCAAACCGAAATGTTGTGAATGCCAATATTATTAATTGCACCGATAGCGAAAAACGTCGGATTGAATGGGTATTTGGAGTCAAATATAATAGCGATATTCAAAAAATTCGTTTTATTATAAAAGATGTGATTAGTAAAATGGACAAAATAGATACAAATATTGCTCCATTTGTAGGAGTTACAGACTTTGGATCAAATTCTTTAAATTTCACTATTAGGGTATGGGCGAAACTTCAAGATAATATTTTTACACTCCGTAGTGAGTTGATAGAAAATATTAAAATAGCCCTTGATAAGGAACACATAGAAATACCTCCACAAAAACTCGATATCACAATCTTGAATCAAACTAAAGAAGTTTCATGA
- a CDS encoding aminofutalosine deaminase family hydrolase, with protein MKPHIQLIGASKVFVCDEEFGIIDNGGVAFESGGNQNCIVALGDYEELKVKYTDATFYSDSVILPGFVNSHIHFEFGNNISSFVYGGFDKWLQSVMAKRDNVLLDIQDCVTSGIQEQLRSGVTSVGAISSYGHDLTLLAQSPLRVTYFNEVIGSTPSGIDFLYSDFLARYHASRQLQSYRFSPAIAIHSPYSVHSVLAKKVLELARKDRVLTSTHFLESHFERQWLQEAKGWFGNFYKKVLNITSPQPFYSIEEFINLFEGLDTLFVHCLFASQKEFAQIGKNGSIVSCPRSNRLLNNTYLDLSVLQSQGISPIFATDGKSSNNNLNMLEELRSALFGYEKLDLEDLSKTLILGASANAAKALRLNNGILKNGKWADIAVFQCPQIAQSSQAPLQFLLQSGEVTTLYINGSAVIKDNHLYS; from the coding sequence ATGAAGCCACATATTCAATTAATTGGAGCTAGCAAGGTGTTTGTTTGTGATGAGGAGTTTGGCATTATTGATAATGGCGGGGTTGCTTTTGAGAGTGGGGGGAATCAAAATTGTATTGTTGCGCTGGGAGACTATGAAGAGCTCAAGGTAAAATACACAGATGCAACTTTTTATTCAGATAGTGTAATTTTACCCGGATTTGTCAATTCCCATATTCATTTTGAATTTGGTAATAATATTTCAAGTTTTGTATATGGGGGATTTGACAAATGGCTTCAAAGTGTTATGGCAAAGCGTGATAACGTCTTGTTGGATATACAAGATTGTGTTACATCAGGTATTCAAGAACAACTTCGCAGTGGAGTAACAAGTGTAGGGGCGATCAGTAGTTATGGTCATGATCTTACATTGTTAGCACAATCTCCTCTTAGGGTTACATATTTCAATGAAGTTATCGGCAGCACGCCTTCCGGCATAGATTTTTTGTATTCTGATTTCTTAGCCAGATACCATGCTTCCAGACAATTGCAATCATACCGTTTTAGCCCTGCAATTGCTATACATTCCCCTTATTCTGTCCATAGTGTGTTAGCAAAAAAAGTTTTAGAACTTGCCAGAAAAGATCGCGTGCTTACATCAACACATTTTTTGGAATCTCATTTTGAACGTCAATGGCTCCAAGAAGCCAAGGGTTGGTTTGGGAATTTTTATAAAAAGGTTTTAAATATCACTTCCCCACAACCTTTTTATAGCATTGAAGAATTTATAAATCTTTTTGAAGGACTGGATACTTTGTTTGTTCATTGTCTTTTTGCATCACAAAAAGAATTCGCACAAATTGGCAAAAATGGTAGTATTGTCTCATGCCCACGATCTAATCGTTTATTAAACAATACTTATTTAGACTTATCTGTGTTGCAATCTCAAGGAATTTCACCTATTTTTGCTACAGATGGTAAGAGTTCTAATAACAACCTTAATATGCTTGAAGAGCTTAGAAGCGCTTTGTTTGGATATGAAAAATTAGATTTGGAAGATTTAAGCAAAACTCTTATTTTGGGGGCTAGTGCTAATGCTGCAAAAGCATTAAGGCTTAATAATGGGATTCTTAAAAATGGAAAGTGGGCAGATATTGCAGTATTTCAATGTCCTCAAATCGCTCAAAGTTCTCAAGCTCCCCTTCAATTCTTGCTTCAATCCGGAGAAGTTACAACTCTCTATATCAATGGTAGTGCAGTAATAAAAGATAATCATCTTTATTCTTAA
- a CDS encoding DUF493 domain-containing protein, with translation MKTKNLSILQGKPDISYPTQWEYRIIGENEDKIIEAVFEIMPRPYTLEAKNKSSKGRFVSLHATIVVNSQKERDEIYCKLSTHQEIKMVI, from the coding sequence ATGAAAACTAAAAATCTAAGTATCTTGCAAGGAAAGCCTGATATTTCCTACCCAACCCAATGGGAATACCGCATTATAGGAGAAAATGAAGATAAAATCATAGAGGCTGTGTTTGAAATTATGCCAAGACCTTATACACTAGAGGCTAAAAACAAATCCTCAAAAGGTAGATTTGTAAGCCTACATGCAACAATAGTAGTAAATAGCCAAAAAGAACGCGATGAAATCTATTGTAAACTCTCAACTCACCAAGAAATTAAGATGGTCATCTGA
- the lon gene encoding endopeptidase La: protein MQISNYGSFPSIIPVIIEDEVFMYPFMIAPIFISDEANIKAANKALEQNDLVFVSCAKNSQEQKRSKDSFYDVGVIGSIMRKVALPDGRTKLLFQGITKGRIISIENDNPLQALVDVITYKDYDADKINAIMEVLREKVTNLANISQFFPPDLLKTIDDNDDPNRIIDLISSILRLKKDQSYKLFASNDTEERLLFLIDLVIEEIQTQKLQKEIKNKVHNKMEQINKEYFLKEQLKQIQKELGIDKQRDEEIDQYYQKLEKLRPFLDKDTHKEIKKQIDRLSKMHQDSADANIVQNYIEWVLEIPFGKFAKKKLSIKNVQKQLDRDHYSLQKPKERIVEYFAVRELLNQRDKANTEGKGTILCFFGPPGVGKTSLANSIARAINRPLVRIALGGLEDVNELRGHRRTYIGAMPGRIVQGLIEAKEMNPVMVLDEIDKVGRSMRGDPTSVLLEILDPEQNVAFRDYYTNFNLDLSQIIFIATANDISNIPAPLRDRMEFISVSSYTPQEKEEIAKKYLIPQELKKHALKESEISITPLALKMIIEKYTREAGVRNLRRSIASIMRKCAKTILESKEKIRKILITPKDLPLYLDKIVFEIDAALKENKVGVVNGLAWTSVGGDVLKIEAIKIKGKGILTLTGSLGDVMKESAHIAFSVIKVLIDSEILKISPKKSKKSKKDQEIQAYNLYDIHLHVPEGATPKDGPSAGIAMASVIASILCDVKTKSDVAMTGELTLTGSVLPIGGLKEKLIAAHKAGMKKVLIPEKNYQRDLGDIPEEVKKEVQIIPVKKIEDVLTQILI from the coding sequence ATGCAAATAAGCAATTATGGGAGTTTCCCAAGTATAATACCTGTTATTATTGAAGATGAAGTTTTTATGTATCCTTTTATGATTGCTCCTATTTTTATCTCCGATGAAGCCAATATCAAGGCTGCCAACAAAGCTCTTGAGCAAAACGATCTTGTATTTGTAAGTTGTGCAAAAAATTCTCAAGAACAAAAAAGATCTAAAGATAGTTTTTATGATGTAGGGGTTATTGGAAGTATTATGCGAAAAGTAGCACTCCCTGATGGTCGCACAAAACTTCTTTTTCAGGGCATTACAAAAGGCAGAATCATTTCTATAGAAAATGATAACCCTCTTCAAGCATTAGTAGATGTGATTACTTACAAAGATTATGATGCTGATAAAATCAATGCCATTATGGAAGTTTTGCGTGAAAAAGTAACTAATCTCGCTAATATCAGTCAATTTTTTCCCCCTGATCTCTTAAAAACAATTGATGATAACGATGATCCCAATCGCATTATCGATCTTATATCTTCTATTTTAAGGCTAAAAAAAGATCAATCTTATAAACTTTTTGCTAGCAATGACACAGAAGAAAGATTGCTATTTCTCATCGATCTTGTGATTGAAGAAATACAAACTCAAAAACTTCAAAAAGAGATTAAAAACAAAGTCCATAACAAAATGGAACAAATCAATAAAGAATATTTTCTCAAAGAACAACTCAAACAAATTCAAAAAGAACTTGGCATTGATAAGCAAAGAGATGAGGAAATTGATCAATACTATCAGAAACTTGAAAAACTCAGGCCATTTTTAGATAAAGATACTCACAAAGAAATCAAAAAACAAATTGATCGTCTCAGTAAAATGCATCAAGATAGTGCTGATGCCAACATAGTCCAAAATTATATTGAATGGGTGCTTGAAATTCCTTTTGGAAAATTTGCCAAGAAAAAATTATCTATAAAAAATGTTCAAAAACAACTCGATCGCGATCATTACTCACTACAAAAGCCTAAAGAAAGGATTGTAGAATACTTTGCCGTAAGAGAACTCCTCAACCAACGCGATAAAGCTAATACCGAAGGAAAGGGCACTATTCTTTGCTTCTTTGGACCTCCGGGGGTAGGAAAAACCAGCCTTGCTAATTCTATTGCCAGAGCTATCAATCGCCCTTTAGTTAGAATTGCATTAGGTGGGCTTGAAGATGTCAATGAGCTTAGAGGGCATAGACGCACTTACATCGGCGCTATGCCCGGAAGAATTGTTCAAGGTCTTATTGAAGCCAAAGAAATGAATCCCGTAATGGTGCTTGATGAAATTGACAAAGTAGGTAGAAGTATGCGAGGAGATCCTACAAGCGTCTTACTTGAGATTCTTGATCCGGAACAAAACGTTGCCTTTAGAGACTATTATACAAATTTCAATCTTGATCTCTCTCAGATCATTTTTATAGCAACAGCCAATGATATTTCCAATATCCCTGCTCCATTGCGCGATAGGATGGAATTTATCAGCGTTTCAAGCTATACCCCTCAAGAAAAAGAAGAAATTGCAAAAAAATATCTTATCCCTCAAGAACTCAAAAAACATGCTCTTAAAGAAAGTGAAATTTCCATCACTCCCCTAGCCCTTAAAATGATTATCGAAAAATATACACGCGAAGCAGGAGTAAGAAATTTGCGTCGGAGTATTGCGAGTATTATGAGAAAATGTGCTAAAACTATCTTAGAATCCAAAGAAAAAATTAGAAAAATTCTCATTACTCCAAAAGATTTGCCTTTATATCTGGACAAAATTGTCTTTGAGATTGATGCTGCCCTCAAAGAAAACAAAGTGGGCGTCGTGAATGGATTGGCATGGACAAGTGTGGGGGGAGATGTGCTTAAGATTGAAGCTATTAAAATCAAAGGAAAAGGCATTTTAACCCTCACAGGAAGTCTGGGAGATGTAATGAAAGAATCTGCACATATTGCATTTTCGGTCATTAAAGTTTTGATTGATTCTGAAATTTTAAAAATATCCCCAAAAAAATCCAAAAAATCCAAAAAAGATCAAGAAATACAAGCTTATAATCTTTATGATATTCATTTACATGTTCCTGAGGGTGCTACCCCAAAAGATGGACCCAGTGCAGGTATCGCAATGGCAAGTGTAATCGCTTCAATTTTGTGTGATGTAAAGACAAAATCTGATGTCGCAATGACCGGAGAACTCACGCTCACCGGAAGCGTCCTACCCATAGGAGGACTCAAAGAAAAATTAATTGCAGCCCACAAAGCAGGGATGAAAAAAGTTCTTATTCCTGAGAAGAATTATCAAAGAGATCTTGGGGATATTCCCGAAGAAGTCAAAAAAGAAGTCCAAATTATTCCTGTGAAAAAAATTGAAGATGTCCTTACGCAGATTTTAATCTAG
- the bamD gene encoding outer membrane protein assembly factor BamD produces MFYKQIIFVVLLIGFFIGCAKQNTEYNKPAIYWYQGILKEIKFGNLEAADNYYSSLQSEHINSPLLPEAMLILGQAHMSEEEYILAEFYFDEYLKRYGTIQNADYIAFLKLQAHYYGFKNQSKDQEFISDTIQDLDNFVNKYPNSRYIPYVQYMQVKFILGQNELNKAIANVYKKQHKKEALNKYLDRIDEELEKETHPKPSHTPWYVVMFNW; encoded by the coding sequence ATGTTTTATAAACAGATTATTTTCGTAGTTTTACTGATTGGATTTTTTATTGGATGCGCCAAGCAAAATACCGAATACAATAAACCTGCTATATATTGGTATCAAGGGATTTTAAAAGAAATTAAATTTGGCAATCTTGAAGCAGCAGATAATTATTATTCCTCACTTCAAAGTGAGCATATCAATTCACCACTTCTTCCTGAGGCTATGCTTATTTTAGGTCAAGCGCACATGAGTGAAGAAGAATATATTTTGGCTGAATTTTATTTTGATGAATATCTCAAACGATATGGCACTATCCAAAATGCTGACTATATAGCATTTCTAAAACTTCAAGCCCATTATTATGGCTTTAAAAATCAAAGCAAAGATCAAGAATTTATTTCAGATACTATCCAAGATCTGGATAACTTTGTCAATAAATATCCAAATAGTCGCTACATTCCGTATGTCCAATACATGCAAGTTAAATTTATCTTAGGACAAAATGAACTCAACAAGGCTATTGCAAATGTCTATAAAAAACAGCATAAAAAAGAAGCTTTGAATAAATATCTGGATAGGATTGATGAAGAACTTGAAAAAGAAACTCACCCAAAACCTTCACATACCCCTTGGTATGTAGTTATGTTCAACTGGTAA
- the fliW gene encoding flagellar assembly protein FliW — MIFDVKSPILGFENVTKMKLEKIDNIFVRLSNAENDVPVFTLINPFVLREYEFDVPVALKLLLDLDNSKNIFTANIMVIQTPIQNSTINFLAPIIFNFDNQTMGQVVLDSLKYPQYGLAESISAYYQEEK, encoded by the coding sequence ATGATTTTTGATGTGAAATCACCGATTTTGGGATTTGAAAATGTTACAAAAATGAAATTAGAAAAAATAGATAATATTTTTGTTCGTTTAAGCAATGCAGAAAATGATGTCCCTGTTTTCACCTTGATCAATCCTTTTGTTTTAAGAGAATATGAATTTGATGTCCCTGTTGCCCTAAAACTCTTGCTTGATCTTGATAATAGTAAAAATATCTTTACAGCCAATATTATGGTTATCCAAACCCCTATTCAAAATTCTACAATTAATTTCTTAGCTCCAATTATTTTTAATTTTGATAATCAAACAATGGGGCAAGTGGTTCTTGATAGCCTTAAATATCCTCAATATGGATTAGCAGAGTCAATTTCTGCTTATTATCAAGAAGAAAAATAA
- the proC gene encoding pyrroline-5-carboxylate reductase yields MAEKNTLIFVGYGSMAKAIACGIYNSNLKSKYHLEIAGRDSKKAQHFIDCNHLGDIAKIYQSCCEINVDQKIVILCLKPYALGNFKYIGNANSVYSVMAGVGIQTLKQHIHSGGYAKLMPNVGARYQKSSTAVFVEGDIKQEAQEILSSFGSAVFVDSESLVDASIATGGSSPAFLALVAQAIIDAGVREGLRRDDALKLVRATFEGFASLMNEQTPDEIISSITSPGGTTVEGLYVLEDRAVRGAFIQACHEAVAKSKK; encoded by the coding sequence ATGGCAGAGAAGAATACTTTAATTTTTGTTGGATATGGCAGCATGGCAAAAGCTATTGCATGTGGGATTTATAATAGTAATTTGAAGAGCAAATATCATCTTGAAATAGCCGGCAGAGATTCAAAAAAAGCACAACATTTTATTGATTGCAATCATTTAGGGGATATAGCCAAAATCTACCAATCTTGTTGTGAGATTAATGTCGATCAAAAAATCGTTATTTTATGCCTAAAACCTTATGCTTTAGGGAATTTTAAGTATATAGGCAATGCAAATTCTGTTTATAGTGTCATGGCAGGGGTGGGTATACAGACTCTTAAACAACATATTCATTCCGGTGGTTATGCTAAATTAATGCCTAATGTTGGGGCTAGATACCAAAAATCTTCTACAGCAGTTTTTGTAGAAGGAGATATAAAACAAGAAGCCCAAGAAATACTTTCAAGTTTTGGGAGTGCTGTATTTGTAGATTCTGAAAGTTTAGTAGATGCCTCTATTGCCACAGGAGGAAGTTCTCCTGCATTTTTGGCATTGGTTGCCCAAGCAATTATTGATGCCGGAGTGAGGGAAGGGTTGAGACGAGATGATGCCTTAAAACTTGTGCGTGCAACATTTGAAGGCTTTGCTTCTTTGATGAATGAACAAACCCCTGATGAGATTATTTCTTCTATTACAAGTCCGGGGGGAACAACTGTTGAAGGACTTTATGTGCTTGAAGATAGAGCTGTGAGAGGCGCTTTTATACAAGCTTGCCATGAGGCTGTTGCTAAATCCAAGAAATAA
- a CDS encoding PDC sensor domain-containing protein codes for MLSKDIVTYSKIRYELRAYICYLFTQNIKNYMPATSLESILTAIKKIKDEIKAFDCIYVLDAKGNQISQTITDNQNIRENTYENFSDRAYFYEAIKEQKCIITNPYPTQINGNLVVTSSYPIYTPNHELQFVVCIDIPLKDAINISSPSRFYDIFSNFSIAMYFCLSTMLTLISILLFVKGVGSFWTASVHFRSFDIKEVFEATILLTLSLAIFDLVKAIFEEEVLGKNSGDNHRAIHKTMIRFLGSIVIALAIEALMLVFKFTISEPDKIIYAVYLTAGVAMLLFGLSIYVKFAYGAMNKDDRN; via the coding sequence ATGCTTTCTAAAGACATTGTTACTTATTCTAAGATTCGCTATGAACTTCGTGCTTATATCTGCTATCTTTTTACTCAAAATATCAAAAATTATATGCCGGCAACAAGCCTAGAATCTATTCTAACAGCTATTAAAAAAATAAAAGATGAAATTAAAGCTTTTGATTGTATCTATGTTCTGGATGCTAAAGGCAATCAAATAAGTCAGACTATCACAGATAATCAAAATATACGCGAAAATACTTATGAAAATTTTTCAGATAGAGCTTATTTTTATGAAGCTATCAAAGAACAAAAATGTATTATTACCAACCCATACCCCACTCAAATTAATGGAAATCTTGTTGTTACCTCTTCTTATCCAATTTACACCCCCAATCATGAATTGCAATTTGTTGTTTGCATTGATATCCCTCTCAAAGATGCTATCAACATTAGTTCTCCAAGCCGCTTTTATGATATTTTTTCGAATTTTAGCATTGCTATGTATTTTTGTCTCTCTACAATGCTTACTCTTATCTCAATTTTACTTTTTGTCAAAGGAGTTGGAAGTTTTTGGACAGCTTCAGTTCATTTTAGAAGTTTCGACATCAAAGAAGTTTTTGAAGCCACGATTTTACTTACATTATCACTGGCAATTTTTGATTTGGTAAAAGCAATTTTTGAAGAAGAAGTGCTAGGAAAGAATAGCGGGGATAATCATCGTGCTATTCACAAAACGATGATTAGATTTTTGGGTTCTATTGTTATTGCACTAGCGATTGAGGCTTTGATGTTGGTATTCAAATTTACTATTAGCGAACCTGATAAAATTATCTATGCTGTTTATCTTACTGCCGGCGTAGCTATGCTTTTATTTGGATTGTCCATTTATGTCAAATTTGCCTATGGCGCTATGAATAAAGACGATAGAAACTAA
- the mraY gene encoding phospho-N-acetylmuramoyl-pentapeptide-transferase, producing MLYYLYSVFGINVFQYLTFRAGVSFFLAFFLCAFLLPSFIKWAKSKKANQPISTFVPAHQGKANTPTMGGIIFILATVIASVLSVKLNNTYVILGLVVLIAFGFIGARDDYIKIAAKKNSGMSARLKFILLFIVSVGVSSVLNMNGLDSSLYVPFMKKPLLYLDNYPGIAIAFWTLVFLATTNAVNITDGLDGLATVPGICALVSLSVFVYIAGNAEFSRYLLWPRVVDAGELFIVSVGLIGALLGFLWYNCHPAQVFMGDSGSLGVGGFIAYMAIISNNEILLILIGIIFVIETLSVILQIGSYKTRKKRIFLMAPIHHHFEAKGWAENKIIVRFWIIAILSNIIALMSIKIR from the coding sequence ATGTTGTATTATCTGTATTCGGTTTTTGGTATCAATGTATTTCAATATCTTACCTTTAGGGCCGGAGTGAGTTTTTTCCTGGCATTTTTTTTATGCGCTTTCCTTTTGCCTTCTTTTATCAAATGGGCAAAATCAAAAAAAGCAAACCAACCCATATCAACATTTGTTCCCGCTCATCAAGGCAAGGCTAACACCCCTACAATGGGGGGGATTATTTTTATTTTAGCCACAGTAATTGCCTCTGTTTTGAGTGTTAAACTTAATAATACTTATGTTATTTTAGGATTGGTTGTTTTGATTGCTTTTGGATTTATTGGAGCAAGAGATGATTATATAAAAATTGCTGCTAAAAAAAATAGCGGTATGAGCGCAAGGTTAAAATTCATTCTCCTTTTTATTGTTTCTGTAGGGGTATCAAGTGTGCTGAATATGAATGGATTGGATTCTAGTTTGTATGTGCCATTTATGAAAAAACCTTTGCTTTATTTGGATAATTATCCGGGCATAGCAATTGCATTTTGGACTTTGGTATTTTTGGCGACAACAAATGCTGTTAATATCACTGATGGATTAGATGGTCTTGCAACAGTTCCCGGCATTTGTGCTCTGGTATCTTTATCTGTGTTTGTATATATTGCAGGGAATGCTGAATTTTCCAGGTATCTCTTGTGGCCTCGAGTTGTAGATGCAGGAGAATTATTTATCGTATCTGTTGGACTTATTGGGGCGCTCCTTGGATTTTTATGGTATAACTGCCACCCTGCGCAAGTTTTTATGGGTGATAGTGGGAGTCTTGGGGTAGGAGGATTTATTGCTTATATGGCAATTATTTCTAATAATGAAATTTTACTTATTCTTATTGGCATCATTTTTGTGATTGAGACTTTATCTGTTATTCTCCAAATAGGCAGTTACAAAACACGCAAAAAAAGAATTTTTCTTATGGCACCTATTCACCATCATTTTGAGGCAAAAGGTTGGGCAGAAAATAAAATTATCGTAAGGTTTTGGATTATTGCTATTTTGAGTAATATTATTGCGTTAATGAGTATTAAAATAAGGTAA